Sequence from the Raphanus sativus cultivar WK10039 unplaced genomic scaffold, ASM80110v3 Scaffold3101, whole genome shotgun sequence genome:
ATCCTTACTTAGACATGCACTACCAACCCATATAATCGGTCCAATTAACAATCTTATTAGGGGGATGGCATAAGTTTCCTCTCGAGGCAACAACAACGGGACAAtgttcccaaaaaaaaagaatctgacAGAACACTATTAGATTAGTGTCTGCCTATGATCTTATTGGGTTTAATATGAAAAACCAAAAACCCAAAACACGATTTGGTAGAACATTAAGAAGAATGTTCTATCTAATCTCTTGGGTTTGATAAAAACCGCACAAGACCAAAAGGCTTTAAAAGTCTTGTTAAAAGAGGGATTCAGTTGTTGaatcagaaaaaaacaaaacccagATTAAAGGAATCAGAGCATGTACCTTAAAGAGGTTTCACGCGGAGTGAAGCTTCAGAGAGCACAGCCGGAATAAGAAAGACTAACCAAAGTCACGCGGAGTCAAGGCTTCACCACATGCAGTTCCATCCATTGCGATGATTTGAACAATTGGGAAAATTGAAAACCCTATAAAAACAAGATCGCGAGGAAACTTAGAAATCATTAGCAAATAGACAAGATACGACGATCGTATACCGAGCGAGAAACACACAACCCAGTCGGAATCGGTTTCAGGCGATCGTGaaaaggaaaccctaatcaACCAAAACGAttaggaaaaaagaaaataaacttgGAAACTAAGAGGAATTCTTCAAACGAATTCACTATCGAAACACTTTCTAATCTGAGAGTGTAAAATAGATTTCACGTTTCTGCAAATTGTGGAAGAGTCGATTGATTTCATTCTTCAAAGCAAAAAAGATGCAAAGAGTCTCTTCTATTTGTGAGAAAATGTTCTCTTCCTAACggttatatttcaaatttttttgacTCGGGTTTCGATCGAGAAAAAAGAAACACGCGTgggttatattttaaattttgtaatcaaaCTGGTTCTGCATTTCTAGAAAATCATCTAAACCGAACCGGTTCTTTTTCCACGATGTCTAAATAATTACACGTCGTCGTTTTTGATGAAGACCCGTGTTGTCAAATTAGCAGCTTGCAAACTAGGCCTGGGCGTAAACAACTATAACCGAAGTCCATACTCATACCCGAACCGAAGTAACGGGTTCGGATCGGTAGCGGATCCTTGTTAAACACCGAATGGATCTTAAGCTTTTGCCTTTCGGTTATCTGATCGGTTCGGTCGTAAACCGAGGCCCGAACTAAGCACCGGGCTAAAccgaaatatataattttttgttatacaCAGTTTCATGTATTCTCCTCTCTCAcctgttctgttttttttttccttcggctaccaaaccctaatcctaaaagGACAAAGCTCTTTTGATTCgatcataataataaattagaaCAATAAATTTCTTTGTCTCTCTGTCTCCTGCTTTATCTGAGAATTAGAAGAACCAAAATCAGTTACAGGTTCgtctgttttttctttcttcttcttcgggtTTTCCGgaattttttaattgatttgaaATCAGTAAAAATATCTTCTATTtgcctgtcttttgattcgctTTGTTCATTAACTCATCTTTTATATGCATGTCTTCTGATCATTTTTCATTGTTTTCTGTAATTTCTTGTTCTTATTATTCACTTACATATGTGTTTTTATGTTTACAGATAGATTCTACATCATCTTTTGGTTGAGAAACCATAACAAAGCAGATGAATGTTATGACCGAGCATTTGGTTTAGTTCGTGTTGTCTAGTACTTTAGTACTGTTATGTGACTTTcgatttcaatattttttgaaGTTTTAGACTGGAGTTTGTTCTATTTTGATGTGTTAATAAATGaggttcgtttttttttccagGATTATTCGGTTATTTCTATCGGTTTTACCGAATATTTTCGGTTATTATGattatatttgtgattttttggtttttttggtTACATTTGGTTGTTATAGTCCGAAACCGAACCGGATCCGATTAATTTTCGGGTTTAGACGGATTTTCATTGTCTCACCAGAACCAATCCGAACCCGATTGGTTCCGAACCGGAACCGTACCGGAAATGTCAAAAAACCGAATGGTACTTCTATGCTTTgatccgaaaatccgaaaaaccgtttcaaccgaaccgaacccgattgGTGgaccgaacgcccaggcctattGCAAACATTAGGAGTAGTATGTTTTCGCTGTAAGAggcatgatgatgatgatccttcTGTTGTTGGTAAAAGAAGTTTGTGgcttttaagttttgttttcaaTCCATAGATAGATATGCTTAAGTAAAATATGATGATCTAATTGGAGTACTACTGCGAGTTTTGAATAGTAAGATCATGAATGCTTGAAAGTTGTGAAATAATAAACTCAAAGTAAAAGAGAGAGCTTTTCAAAACATACTTTGACATTTTGTCACAAATTGAAGCCAAATAACGGTTAAGAAACTTCAAGTTGTGAAAGAGTATAGTTCTTGAAGTAGTAAAACAGGGAGGGCAAATACAACTCTCAAGAGACAACAAAAGTTTTTCAGTAAAAAAAGACAGCAAGTTTTTCAGGCAGCGAGATCAGGAAGTGTGTTCTGAATGTTGTAAGGCATCAAGATGTTGAACCCATCTTCAGCAGTTGAGATGATCATCCCTGGAATCTGGTTGTGCCAGTGAAGTTCCTTCAAGTCCTTTTGTCCCTGGTTTTACGGTATAGAAAAAAGTTTTCAGACAAACAAGACATCAATGAAATATTATAACCAGAGCTAAAGAGGTTAAAAAGTAAGATGTTACCTGGTGAACGAAAAGAAGCTGAGGAGGCAAGTCTTGAGGTGTGTTAACTTGTTCCTTAGTCTGTGCTTTGAACtctgcttcctcttcttcatccttcTCCAATGATAAATCCCATATCCTGCAGATATAGCCCACAAACCATCAGACAGTTTCTCTGTGTTTTTAGCGGATTATATGTGTGTTTATGCATAAACTATGTGGCTTACGTGAGCTGGTTATCACCGGAAGAGACTGCAAGTGTTGAGGATTCATGAGCGCTCCACTCAATCGACGTGATAGGATGCTTATGATACTCAAAATGTGCTACCTTTGCATCTCCCTCCTAGTTCAAGTTTTAAAGGCTTATCACATCACAGTCTTGTTAAGATAATTGATATGGATATCATAAAAGCCAAGGTCTTCACCATACCTTGATAACTCTAAGATCATGGATAGAGAATGCCCCGTCATCACTCCCTGAGGCCAACATGCAACTAGCCAACCTTCATGAAAGGGGAAAAACAAAGAATGAGCCAACCTGCAGGTAACACAAAACCAAACAAGAATTAAGTTACACAACAAAGTGTGGCAAAGAGAACCTGTTCCATGAGATGACATTCACATCTGCGTTATGTGCTTTGAAAGATAATGCAGGCGTCTTCCCAACACGGACATCCCATAGTGCAATAGTCCCATCCACAGAACACGACGCAAACACGTTGGCTTCAGCTGGACTCCACTGGCAACAGAGGAAAATCATATTAAGCCCAAAAAGGAGACGGTACCAGTTAACACACAATTTAGCTGCAGCAGAAGCGACAGTTTTACTTGTAAATCTTCAACACTTGCGGTGTGTCCTGTTAACGGAATAGGATCAACAGTCCATGAACCAGAAGCTGGTTCCCACAGATGAATCATACTCATGCAGTCCCCTAAAAGggttaagaaaaaaataaataaatacacacTGACTATGTTGAAAAAGTATGTAACTGTCCGAGTATTGACGAAAAATCATACCGGAAAGAAGTCTTCCAGCAGTTGCAGGACTCCAATCTATAGCATAGCCTTCGTCTTTGTGGCCAGAAAAGTTAACTAAGGGTGCTTGGTTCAGAGCCGGTGAAGTTCCATCTTTACCTTCTGTTTCTGACTCTGCTAAAGCATTAAGATGAGAGCTCATGTCCCACACCTGCCCACAATTACAATAACAAAAAATCAGACTCTAGGAGAAACATATAAAACATGAACGTGCAAGTGGATAACAACGTTATCTTACTTGAACATGACCAGAATCTGCCCAAGAGACACAGATATGAGGATTTTGTGGCATTGCACGAATGCGGTTAACACATCCATGGTGAGCAACCCTGCGGACCTGTTTATCAAAAACATTTGAGATAAAAACGTATTAACCATGATAATGACGACTCTCTACTAAATGAATAACATAATAGTTAGACAGAAAGAATCAAAAATTACCTGAATAACTGGAGCAGTGGAAGCTCCATCTTCGCTTTCCTCATCGCTGTCACTGtcctcatcttcatcatcctcatcctccATATCATCATCACCATTCACTACCTTCTTGGGCACTACATCGCGTCTCTTGCCAGATACTTTGCTGATTTTAAATAATCCAATGGAGTTCATATTTGCTTTCTCAGCCTAAAAGGGAGAGGAGGAGAGTTACTATTCACAACTTATAAAGAGAATCaagaaggaaagaaaaaaacacattcaaAAGATACAAGACTCACCTGAGTCCCAGCCACCATATACAAGGTGTGAGGAAACTCAGTTCGATTCAAACCCAACTTATCACCTAAGATGTCAAaactgaaagaaagaaagaaaaagaaacagtaAATCTCTTATGATGCCTTTGTATACAAAATTTCATAAGCAGTTACTCATCAAAGCTCCTATAAAGTTGTCTTTACTACTAAACCCTAACGTGTGAGGCTTTTTTTAGCTGAAATCATTATCTAAGTTTTACCTCAAACAGGGCCAACCAACATGGAAGCCATGAAGGGAGTTATAAGCAGAAGGGTCGCACTGAAGCTCTTCTCCTTCTTCGAGCTTGTCCACACCTGGCTGCCATACCCTTGTTGGCATCGATGGTACAGACGACGAAGACGACGCTTCTCCCTTCTTCTATCAAATTTCAACAATTCAAATTCACGCGATTTAGGTTACCGAATTGAGAGATACAATCAGAGTTTGGGATTCAAAGTTCAAACCTTGTTCTTCCTCTTTGCCTTCTTAGGGTTTATGCTTCGAACCATTTTTGCCTTCCTTCTGGTTCTTTGCTACTAAGCCTCTTCTGTACTTATGTTGTTGTGTTCGGCTAAAGGGCTCGTCAttcttttagggtttaaggCAAGCGAATATTTTACCTCATTTGCATAGATACcctttattttcttaaaaatagtCTCCAATTCCTAAACCTCTTATAATTTTTCAATGTCACCCAAAtgttccttttctttttttttttggaacactcCCAAAAGTTCACATTCAAGCTGCTTCTTTCAAGCTTGTTAAAGAGTTCTCACATTCAAGCTGTTTCTTTTAACTGTTTGTCCAGTAGAGTCTACAAAATCAAAACATGAGGTAAGGGTTTGTCATTTTCACTAGGATTTAAGTAATTTACACCTAATCACAAAATAAATTACCTCTTTTTGCATAGACACCCTCTGTTTATCGAAAATTAATCTAAAAATTCCTAAATCTTTACTGAACCTGATATGTTACCCTAAAGTTTGATAAGAGATTTTCAACAACTGTTTGTTGACTAGAGTCAACAGAATCGATGTAGTAAAAAGGCAATTAGGGTCTCTAGTGTACCAAAAACGAAGTACACTAGTCTTGTATAGGCTTTAGTTCGAGATGGATATTAATTTCGTTCAATGCAAACTCAAACCAACAGACTTTTTAATTCCGTTAAGATCTAAGTTAAACAAAATAGAACTTTCAAGAGTCTGGAGGAAACCGGGATCAAGAACCAAAAGACCATGTACCCCTAAAAACGATTTTGGAAAGGTCCTAAAATCTAGTAATATCTCAAAAGACGAACCAGCGTTTTGACAAAAACCAAGTTTACCCGCTAAACCCACAACTAAACCGCATTAGTTTTACCATACAGGCGATAGATAGATAGAAAGGGGTTTTCTCTTATTTCTTTGAACCCAGTCAAGGCTTGGAGGCACATGTCATGACATGCGACTTGAACTTCTCCAATTCTGTCACAACTTCCTCTTCCGGTCTGTAAATCAAGTCACTCATCCGCCATATCTGCCAATAAAGAAGATATTATAAGCACCCCACATTTCAGTTTTATCAACAAAACTGCTACCGAGAAAGTGATTAATGGTTTACCTGTAATGTTCCACCTCCACCAGTAGTCTCACAGTCATCAGAAACACTGACAATAGTCCACGGGTCCTCCGCGTTCCAGTGGAAATCAACAACTTTGTCCCTGAAAATCATTTACattgaaacaaaaaaacttaattagAAGCAAGTAAAAATGAGAAAGCAATGAAGCGAATTAGGATCAAGTCTTGTACAAACCTGTGACCAGCATGCTGGAAGAAGAGCCCCGCAGGGTTTTTAGCTGCACGATCAGACTTCTTACTGACCTGATGGTTAGGTAAGTTAAACAAACCAAACATGAGCAAAATGAATAGCTTTCAATGAAGATAGCGAACAAAGATTAATTCCAGACATATCTGAGTGAATTATATGTACACACCCTGTCATAATCCCAGATGTTCAAGAGACCATCTTCTGCGGAACTCCCAAAACAGGATGCCTTATCAGGAGACCACTGAATTGATCAACAAGATGCGTTATCAGTGAGTTTTTTATTAAGTACCAAGTAATAtgctttcaaaaaaaaacataagaggTGTTGTTGAAACCTGAACGCAAAGAACCGCAGCTTTGTGGCCCTCAAATTTGTAAATAGGCGTACCAACTCCATTTGAGGTAAGTTTCCTACGATCATATAACCGGACAGTGTTGTCTGCTGACCTGAAACATTCAAACTATATCTAATGAGTACACATACGTACAGActaaaagttttattaattaGATGCTAAGTGTGCCTTAAATCATCTGTCTATGGcgcatgtatatatatatatatatatatatctatttccCCATACCCTGTCAGGATGAGATTGTCGTCATGAGGATTCCAATCAACACAATGAACATCAGCATCATGCGCCTTTTCAACCTggtaaacacaaaacaaaaaagaacaaga
This genomic interval carries:
- the LOC108827668 gene encoding protein HEAT STRESS TOLERANT DWD 1-like, which translates into the protein MVRSINPKKAKRKNKKKGEASSSSSVPSMPTRVWQPGVDKLEEGEELQCDPSAYNSLHGFHVGWPCLSFDILGDKLGLNRTEFPHTLYMVAGTQAEKANMNSIGLFKISKVSGKRRDVVPKKVVNGDDDMEDEDDEDEDSDSDEESEDGASTAPVIQVRRVAHHGCVNRIRAMPQNPHICVSWADSGHVQVWDMSSHLNALAESETEGKDGTSPALNQAPLVNFSGHKDEGYAIDWSPATAGRLLSGDCMSMIHLWEPASGSWTVDPIPLTGHTASVEDLQWSPAEANVFASCSVDGTIALWDVRVGKTPALSFKAHNADVNVISWNRLASCMLASGSDDGAFSIHDLRVIKEGDAKVAHFEYHKHPITSIEWSAHESSTLAVSSGDNQLTIWDLSLEKDEEEEAEFKAQTKEQVNTPQDLPPQLLFVHQGQKDLKELHWHNQIPGMIISTAEDGFNILMPYNIQNTLPDLAA